A stretch of the Lactuca sativa cultivar Salinas chromosome 9, Lsat_Salinas_v11, whole genome shotgun sequence genome encodes the following:
- the LOC111916906 gene encoding beta-glucosidase 18 — translation MKLKPKSPTIFHFWYLIFVCNVVLEASNNGDIGFRLEEKGHHVKRSDFPPEFIFGAGSSAYQVEGAYLEDMKSLSNWDVFCHSIGCGENEENGDIADCHYHLFLKDIEIMHSLGLKAYRFSISWARILPRGRFGEVNTAGIMFYDKIIDNLILKGIEPFVTIHHYDFPQELEDRYGSWLNPEMQEDFVHLADICFKYFGDRVKYWTTINEPNLFTDLAYRWGIYPPSRCSEFFGNCRTGNSDVEPLIVMHNLVLAHGKAANLYRQKYKVKQAGLVGIVVNCPTFIPLTNSELDIEAVKRAFAFQIGWVLDPLIYGEYPVEMVKYLGSDLPSFSIKEKNIVNNSLDFIGINHYSAIYTKDCTNSTCSPIANRPIQGFFDTVAERDGVLIGEPTGVEDTYVFPQGMEEIVNQIKFRYKNKPMFITENGYSSPDLQEKRVNVILNDVKRVKFHLEYLEFLAKSIREGADVRGYFVWSLMDNYEWMSGYNVKFGLYYVDRETQTRTPKLSARWYKSFLKKNTTDLVNIKSYI, via the exons ATGAAGTTAAAACCAAAGTCACCGACCATTTTTCACTTCTGGTATCTCATCTTTGTATGCAATGTGGTTCTTGAAGCCTCCAACAATGGTGATATAGGATTTCGATTGGAAGAAAAAGGTCACCATGTCAAAAGATCAGATTTCCCACCAGAGTTTATTTTCGGTGCAGGCAGTTCCGCCTATCAA GTTGAAGGAGCTTATCTTGAGGATATGAAATCCTTAAGCAACTGGGATGTATTTTGTCATTCTATAG GTTGTGGAGAAAACGAAGAGAATGGAGATATTGCAGATTGTCATTATCAtctatttttg AAAGATATTGAGATAATGCATTCCCTTGGCCTAAAAGCATACCGATTTTCGATTTCATGGGCTAGAATTCTTCCAAGAGGAAGGTTTGGTGAAGTTAATACGGCAGGGATCATGTTCTATGACAAGATCATAGACAATCTAATTCTCAAAG GAATCGAGCCGTTTGTGACGATTCATCATTATGATTTTCCGCAAGAACTTGAAGATAGATATGGATCTTGGCTAAATCCTGAAATGCA GGAAGACTTTGTACATTTGGCAGATATTTGTTTCAAATATTTTGGAGACCGAGTAAAGTATTGGACTACAATAAATGAACCAAACCTGTTCACAGATTTAGCTTATAGGTGGGGGATTTATCCACCTTCTCGTTGCTCAGAGTTTTTTGGTAACTGTCGTACCGGAAACTCTGACGTTGAGCCTCTCATTGTTATGCATAACCTGGTATTGGCCCATGGCAAAGCAGCAAATCTATATCGTCAAAAGTACAAG GTTAAACAAGCTGGATTAGTCGGGATTGTTGTAAATTGTCCCACGTTCATACCATTAACAAACAGTGAGCTTGATATTGAGGCCGTTAAAAGAGCGTTCGCTTTCCAAATTGGCTG GGTACTTGATCCCTTGATATATGGAGAGTATCCCGTAGAAATGGTTAAGTACCTTGGAAGTGATTTACCAAGTTTCTCCATCAAAGAAAAGAACATTGTGAATAATAGTCTTGATTTTATTGGTATAAACCATTACTCGGCTATATATACTAAAGATTGTACAAACTCTACATGCTCTCCAATTGCAAATCGTCCAATCCAAGGTTTCTTTGACACTGTGGCAGAGCGCGATGGTGTGTTGATCGGTGAACCT ACTGGGGTAGAAGATACATATGTTTTTCCTCAAGGGATGGAGGAGATTGTTAATCAAATCAAGTTTCGCTACAAAAATAAACCTATGTTTATTACAGAAAATG gtTATTCTTCACCCGATCTGCAAGAGAAACGAGTGAATGTAATTTTAAATGATGTGAAACGAGTTAAATTCCATTTAGAATACCTTGAATTTTTAGCGAAATCAATAAG AGAAGGAGCAGATGTACGCGGATATTTTGTATGGTCCTTAATGGATAACTATGAATGGATGAGCGGTTACAATGTAAAGTTCGGGTTATATTATGTTGACCGTGAAACACAAACACGAACACCAAAGCTTTCTGCAAGATGGTATAAGAGTTTTTTAAAGAAAAACACTACTGATCTTGTCAATATTAaatcgtatatataa